Part of the Vigna unguiculata cultivar IT97K-499-35 chromosome 3, ASM411807v1, whole genome shotgun sequence genome, ATACTGGGACATCTGCAAACCAGGCACAAGGCTTTTTCCATTTTAAAAATTGCATGTATATATACGTATTATATGTACTCCAGTTGTATGCAAAGAGGGAAACAAAACAAGCACTAAAATTGAGTTCTAGGTGATTGCATCACTGGCCTTCTTATCTTTCATTGCTCATATAGACtagtttcttctttttcattaacTGTCGTTGATTATGCATGTGTATATTCTCTTTCATTCTGGTAATACTTGAATTCACCCAAAAATATCATTACTTCTGCTGACCCTCTCTATACAACAATGAAGTTATCTGCATAAACAACCTTCATTTCAATCTGCGTCGGCCTTAATTGACTTTATCCATAAGCAATGAAGTTTTCATAAAGTCCATTGTGTTTGAAATTAGCTTCAATTTTCATAAAACTAAATGTATTTGTCATAATGTGCAACTTGATTGACTCAAACTCACAATAGGGACGATtcagaatatgaaaaatattggTTAGTATCGGGTATACAGTTTATCTTGACTACTTCTACTGGGAATCTAGAATCTTTCAccatctttatttatttgagtCATTGACTTGACACTTTCTTGTAGGGCAAGAAGGGTGTTTGGATAAAATTGCCTATTTATCTGGCCAGTCTAGTTGAAGCTCTAGTTCAGGTATCTCTTTTTCTTATCTCGTTAATGATTGTTACACTTCTGAGGTTTGGTTAATAGTTGATGAAAAAATGAATTCAATATTATTCACCAACTTTTTTGTATTAATGTGGCACACTTTCTGTGCAGGAAGGATTTTGGTATCACCATGCAGAACGAAAATATTTAATGCTTGTATATTGGATTCCTGATTCTCCAGATACTATTCCAGCAAATGCCACACATCGCGTGGGTGTCGGATCATTTGTTGTAAATGAAAAACAAGAGGTATTTCCGTGATCACAAAGTAGTGCAACCACATGATCAGGATGTTGGATGTGCTAAATCCTATCTCCATACCCTAATGCTTGAGTTGAAATCAAATCTATTGGCATTTAGTTAAATGTTTCATTTCCGAACTATTCATGATCTTAGGTCCTAGTGGTTCAAGAAAAGACTGGACATTTTCAAGGAACTGGAGTCTGGAAATTCCCTACTGGCGTTGTTGATGAGGTAAATGTGTTGAATCTCTTGGAATTCTAGTGTAGGAAGTAAGTtacttttttgtatatattctaCTTATTCTACTTATACAGGGAGAAGATATTTGTGCAGCAGCAGTGAGAGAGGTCAAAGAAGAAACAGGAGTTAGTAATCTCTGTTATCTCAGTCATGAAATTggatacattttaaaattaccATTCTGATCTAAACCTTATGATTTTGTATTCTTGCAATTTTCAGGTTGATGCTGAATTTCTGGAAGTATTGGCATTCAGGTAGCATGTTTATATACAGATATTTCATTTTGTACATTTGAAAAGGAAGTTCCAATGGTTGAATATGGAGATTTGAGGAAATAGGGATTATTGAAAGGAAAATAAACGTCAATACATATTGTCCACCAAATACTAAACAATAGAAGAAATGTTCACAAACTACGAGCTTCTTCTTGGCCTAAACGTGGTCAGGTTAAAGTTTAAAGTTGTCAGTGTTGCTATATGCAGTAATAGAGTTACCATGGTTTATAGGCGAGAATGTGTTGACAATTCTATATATATTGCACATTCAATGTTGCTGGAAAAACTTATTATTGTTGACTCTACAATTAGATAACTGGAGTTCCTTTGTTCTTTCATCTGAATATCTGATCAACAGACAAAGTCACATGTCATTTTTTGAGAAGTCAGATCTGTTCTTTGTGTGCTTGCTGCGCCCTCTTTCTCCTGACATTCAAATACAGGAGCTAGAGATAGAGGCTGCAAAGGTACGAATGTTCTCTGTTTTCTGGGTAAAATGTTACATGTTTATGGATCATAATACCATAATTTCTGTCATTCCTTTCATTACTGCACATCTGGAGTATCTTTTTCAGAGATCATTTTACTTTAATCCATGCAAGTTTGGcaataatttgaatttcttccATAAAGAACTTGAGTAAATGTAAATTCATCATAGCCAAAGACACATTGAATATTGGCTTTTATTCTTTGATGCAGTGGATGCCATTTGATGAATACGCAGCCCAGCCAATTATGGAAAAGTATGAGCTTATGAAGTACatcaataatatatacttaGCAAAGATTGATGGGCAATATTCTGGATTTACTCCTGTATCTACTGCGCCAAACTTCTCTAAGAAAAATATCTATCTTTATTTGAATGCTGGTGGCCTGAAGAAGAGCAATTCTTGACAAAGATTTATGCAATTACAAAGGATTAAATCTCAACAACTCattattgtttgatttattgtgTGAACAACAATGTAGATCTACATTAGGAAATTATGTTTACATTAGTTGAATAAGACTGTAAGAGTAAAAGAATGAGCCAGAAACAAGTTTATTTAAGCCTGATTCAGCAAGCCTTTAATTCAAGAAACAATTGATGTGataatgaaattgaagatggTTTAAGAAAAATACTGATTTATGCTGAGTTTCATAAAATCTACTTAAGTTACTTTAGATTGTTGACAGTGATACAAGATGCATAATGTTAATGCACCTTTCCATTTGGTAAAGCAGAAAGAAAACAGTACCCGAAACATATTGAACTACACATGAACCGTATACtgaagaatttgaaaataacttcTCTCCTTCACTGCATTCTGGACAAAAGGCCTGTAAATACTAAACTACAGACAACACGAAACTACCAGAATATAGATATCATTCTATTGAAGAGCTTTTAAATGCTTCAAGTACGTAAGATATGTGactgaaatatttatatttatactacCATATAAAATCTAATTTGCTTTTGTCCATACTTTTGATGACAAGAAACTGTATTCTAATATAATTCTCTTACCACTgattttttgcttttatttttctcaattataTTACTCCTTTTATTTCATGATTATTTATTCACGCTCgatttatttcttaattgtaAAAGATGTTGCATAACATTCacgaaaaaaatattgtaaaaaggTGTCATGGGAATAAAATTATCCATTCGTTACCTCGTATAATAAGGGTTTAAGTTTTGATCCTCTGAACTTGTAGTTCAGTTTACCATTACATTCATTCCTATCAGTTAAAGATTGACATATTTAAAACATTCATGTCTCTTCAAAGTATTTCAAAGTCCTTCCAGTTTTTTACTTATAAGCTCAGCCATAACCTAATCTGCAATACTCCATATCTGTAAATCATTTTACACTGCGGTACCATGTTTTTGACCAATCTTCACACAATATATAgctgaaatttttaatttacaataaaGAGTTAATAGCACTCAAATTATATATGTCATATAAGATTAATATGATAGTATTGGATTGTTCTTTTTCTGAAGTAAAGGTAAAGCAGTAACTACAAACAGTACTTGTCAAAGCAACGCAGAGGATGTCTATCAAGTCACCTACTGGAAATGGAAAAACTAGAAAACTTTTGGAAATATTTGCAGCTTAAATATTTCACCCTCTTTCATTATTTAAACCTCAAATGCAAACCACTTAGAAATTGGAATGTATACATAGTATATTGCAATTGAAACAAGCCTAACAATTCCTACTCTTAGTTCCTGTCCCTGCAGCAAACTAAGATGAAAAGGAATATGATAAAGATCCTAAATCCCTATAAGCATCCATAAGTATTACCTATATTCACAATAACAGCAGAAATAGAAAcaacaaacttttttatatgaTGATCATGAATATATGATCACAGTGGATTTGCATAAAGGCCATGGTGCTTCCCAATCATAGCAGTTTTTTCCCCTTCCATCTCCCTGTACTTGTGCAGATAAGCTTTGAGGGGCTCTGCATAATCTTCAAAGCCAAGTGAGGCCATGGCCCACAGAAGATCATCACCGTTGatggtttttcttttctctttctgaCACTTATCAGAAGCCTCTCCTGTTACAAAACTGATGAACTCTGACACACACTCTTGCATggtttcttttgattctttggAAATCTTAGCGTTGCCCGGTAACACCTTCTTCATGATCCTTCCCACGTTGGCTATGGGAAGGAGCCTGTCTTGCTCTCTGCAAATTGAAGATTCATTCTTTCCTCCTCCTGACTCGTTATCAGATTCAGCCATCATACTATCACTATGCAAACACTCACTCACCCACCAAACACAACCTTATTACTTacatacacatacatatatacgtCTTATTTCTCTTTATATCCGtgtttaacataattatatatactatTTAAGATGGTTTCAACTAGAACAATCTTGTAATATGTGCATTTATATCCATTTTCGTtatcataaagaaaaatatattttaacaactaaattttaacgacgtttttcttattatttcagATAACAtctttaagtgattttttattttcttatattaaaaatcatttaaaaatatatcacttcaaattgtaaattaaaaaatatcatggtAGGGTATGTgtactattatgaaatgtggtGTATAGGTGAATAGTGAGGtaaattaattgattagttTAAAGAAGAAGTTAGGTGTTTAGAGGGAGAAAAGTTAATAAGGTTGGTTGGGTTATTTGAATAGAGACatataaaatgtcatttttttagGTTGGATAAGAGGATTGAGTTAACAAGGAAGCTTACTTAAACTATCataatgtttatattatttgaggttttattttgtttcattctgtTGACCATTATTGTTGTGCCATGTGAATGGTTTTAGGCCGTTGATGGAGGAGATAGCTCCTTCACGTGTAAGTTTAACAAACCTTTTGCAGCTCTGGGTcctgttaataataataaaataaaaaaaaaaaaaaaacttgtggGTTTTCttgaattaaaacatattttattttatttacattgaaagaCAGAAATCAGAAAAGGCGCACATTTTTTGGTGACTCAGCATCTAATGGCAACATCTATCCTGTTATGTTTGAAAATGTAAATACCATGAATtactgattttaataataaaatattatatttcactaataaaaataaatataaacagaaTAACTATAATGggtaagaaaaatgaaataaaaaacatctCAATCAATTACAcaataattatagtttatattaaatttgaacaaAACTAAACAATACcctatttcaattttatgtttagttTGTGTGACTATTTAGTAAaaaagattaactaaatcaattTAACACTCCTTATTATCAAGAGCtataaaaataatggttaaCTTTTCAtgatatattaaagaaaaaatgaatcttttttattaaaaatgtaattctATGTTTCACATTCTTTAATAGAAGCTTAGAGTGTGTTCATTTGATGTTGAGTGGTAAAGCGAAGACGGATTAggtaatattttatgtgttcgTTTGGCAAGTTTTTAGAGGAAAGCAATGTGGTGATTAGCCAGATATAGTAGGAATATAATCTCGTCTaatatgcaatgatttgagtaGATTCACTTagttaatgtcaattttatcctcttttttCACATGCATGTTGGTAAGGTAGCATGGTCTGTAATGAAAGATTTGTGGGGGTTTGTTTGTGAGAGATCTGATCCCCATTGTAATGGAACAGATATGTGGGGACTTAGTTGGGATCCGATCTCCATGTCATggaatgagttaaaaaaattttctttcataattttttgtttcaattttagtggttaaaaaattatgaaaatagatttattcatacaaatatcaatttatactACTTATTAAGTGAAAGACAAAATGGTAATCTCACTTATACttctattaaaacatattttttaatttataacatcaatcaaatctctcacaaactttcacaaaaattacttctaaatttACTTACAATCATCTCTAAATCccttaaataacacataattcaCTCTTAAATCCACTCAAACCCATTCACTCACGCCCTCTCAGATACTTTCCCTCAAGTGAACACACTACCGTATCTTTACACGCTAAAAGCTCacaaataattaagtaaaaagaaaaatgattattaattaaataatatatggAGAAACACATAAGAATATATCATATTACATCACATACCATATAAAAATTCCGTACTATTTTACTACATactatataattatgttattttaataaatgtatttttacgTATTCTTTAAATAGACACTAGATCATAAAAAATATGGTGAATTTTCACAGTACAAATTATATGGATTCACAttcctatttttaaaatatttgtctaaatttaaaatagagaGAATTATACTTTAAGTTGTGTTAAAAATTCTTCCTACATTTGCTTTATTATAGTAGATCTATATATcaaatttcttttatcaaacaAAAGCTGTATATGAGTATCAGATTTAGCAGCTCCATATCTTTTTTCTGCACTTTTATATGCGTAACAAGTgttcaaattaattattcatatatatatatatatatatatatatatatatatatatatatatatatatatatatatatatttaaaatattatatgttgtataattaataattctattttaaattataatttgaaattatatatataaatatatatatatatatatatatatatatatatatatatatatatatatatatattgttgaatCTTTTGATGGAAGATCACAGAAAAATACAACACAACATGACTCTAACCCgctaataaaaaattgtcatcactcttaataaaaaatttcaagacaataaatttatgggtctttattctttatATGTTGCTCAACTTTGTCATACTtattcaatgtgagacttaaactcacacttgaattctcaacctatatattttaattataaatttaaaaaatattacaaattatataatttaaaatatattcaaaaacatattttaaattacaaaatttataatctagattataaaatttatattacgtTTTTAAATTctgtaattcaaaaatacattttgaattttaaaatccaACAAATATGTTAGAAATACATAATAGATTATAAATCAggattacacttttgaattttataaaatttacaggcgcattccaaaatttaaaagagAATGTGATTTTGTTAGTTGATCAaaatttttacttcaaaatatctacaaaaataaatctttttgaGTTATATCTTTTTAGTGGTGTTTGGTATGAATGTGTTTTGTCTCTAAATAACACAAGTAAACATCATTTCAACGTTAATAATAGAGACAATAAAAAGAAGTGCACCATGCATATGTCTGTGATAAAATCTACCACGAATATTAAATAAGTACTTTTAATGGATAAGTATGAATAatgtgtgaaaatatttttgttatcgGCTTATTATTAGTTAATGAAAACGAATACTTGATTCATAGAAATCTAATTTATGGATATCACCTATTaaggataataaataaaattatatttataagaattataTGAATACTTTGTATTGACAGAGATAttcatgaataaataaaaaatattcattatatttataaatacacacgaatataaaaaaattataaacatttttctaACAATACTAAACaagtaacaaaataaataaaggaacaAATACTAAGTAAAACGATGGATAGCTTATAACTACTACTCGTCGCCTCTCAACCATtaacttattatattaaatgcacgtgtatatttaataaatacaacaCATAATATTATTGTGGTTGTTAAATACATATATTGAATTCGTTATTAAgtgtaatattaattaattatttaataaataaaatgaataacatttttaatgatTACATGCATATACtgtattttgtaataattaatttatatttaataacagattttgaataaatatataataaaggatgtattattttttaaatattaatattcttaaaaagttttatatatatatatatatataatgtgaatttg contains:
- the LOC114175916 gene encoding nudix hydrolase 2-like isoform X1, coding for MSTSIDSSLTEAQMTAEDQVPKIELLTWTNDEYDGVIVEMDKPMDSATFLSILRASISHWKQLGKKGVWIKLPIYLASLVEALVQEGFWYHHAERKYLMLVYWIPDSPDTIPANATHRVGVGSFVVNEKQEVLVVQEKTGHFQGTGVWKFPTGVVDEGEDICAAAVREVKEETGVDAEFLEVLAFRQSHMSFFEKSDLFFVCLLRPLSPDIQIQELEIEAAKWMPFDEYAAQPIMEKYELMKYINNIYLAKIDGQYSGFTPVSTAPNFSKKNIYLYLNAGGLKKSNS
- the LOC114175916 gene encoding nudix hydrolase 2-like isoform X2 produces the protein MLVYWIPDSPDTIPANATHRVGVGSFVVNEKQEVLVVQEKTGHFQGTGVWKFPTGVVDEGEDICAAAVREVKEETGVDAEFLEVLAFRQSHMSFFEKSDLFFVCLLRPLSPDIQIQELEIEAAKWMPFDEYAAQPIMEKYELMKYINNIYLAKIDGQYSGFTPVSTAPNFSKKNIYLYLNAGGLKKSNS
- the LOC114176807 gene encoding nuclear transcription factor Y subunit B-3-like; translated protein: MMAESDNESGGGKNESSICREQDRLLPIANVGRIMKKVLPGNAKISKESKETMQECVSEFISFVTGEASDKCQKEKRKTINGDDLLWAMASLGFEDYAEPLKAYLHKYREMEGEKTAMIGKHHGLYANPL